A window of Solanum stenotomum isolate F172 chromosome 3, ASM1918654v1, whole genome shotgun sequence contains these coding sequences:
- the LOC125858745 gene encoding protein DEFECTIVE IN MERISTEM SILENCING 3-like, which translates to MEKIEGKADSAAAVIHKLLRSPKPEQLYLKYAHDILGVVALLGEVRTHKLSSMLSTYLGEDQMLAVVCKSRAAARALENYQMDGNVNCASALDILAARLGISIKGRYLVICLEDIRPSKRGVSSDRQRELAIPHPTLSNRETPPGFLGYAVNMIFLPAEYLQFRTASGHGLRETLFYRLLGKLQVYKSREHLYMASSCIEEGAVSLDGGMMRGNGVVSASVGSEEPYILFPVICLERQLLLSPEKVERLKRIEELKLERNQLQDQIQEELRNEAKYKKKLAKKLRDKKQIDDQLEPSPGMYSSDMDISC; encoded by the exons ATGGAGAAGATTGAAGGAAAGGCGGACAGTGCAGCTGCTGTTATACACAAGCTACTAAGATCACCAAAACCTGAACAGCTGTATCTCAAATATGCTCATGACATACTTGGCGTGGTTGCACTTCTTGGAGAGGTTCGGACCCATAAGCTTAGCAG CATGCTTTCAACATATCTTGGAGAAGATCAGATGCTTGCTGTAGTATGCAAATCCCGTGCAGCTGCCAGAGCTCTTGAAAATTATCAAATGGACGGAAATGTGAATTGCGCCAGTGCTCTTGACATATTAGCAGCTAGGCTTGGAATTTCCATCAAGGGTCGATATTTAGTTATATGCCTTGAGGATATAAG GCCATCTAAGCGAGGAGTCAGCAGTGATCGCCAAAGAGAACTTGCTATTCCACACCCTACTTTATCAAACAGAGAAACTCCCCCAGGCTTTTTGGgctacgcggttaatatgatatTCCTTCCTGCAGAATATTTGCAGTTTAGAACTGCTTCAGGTCATGGTCTCCGAGAGACATTATTTTATCGTCTGCTTGGTAAGCTTCAAGTCTACAAGTCTAGAGAGCACCTTTACATGGCAAGTTCCTGCATAGAAGAGGGTGCGGTTTCCTTGGATGGTGGAATGATGAGAGGAAATGGAGTTGTATCTGCATCTGTTGGATCTGA GGAACCATACATTCTATTTCCAGTCATCTGTCTGGAAAGACAGTTGCTCCTCTCACCTGAGAAAGTAGAAAGATTGAAGAGAATCGAAGAGTTGAAGCTGGAACGAAATCAATTGCAAGATCAAATACAGGAAGAGCTTAGGAATGAAGCAAAGTACAAGAAGAAGTTGGCCAAAAAGCTCAGGGATAAAAAGCAGATTGATGATCAGTTGGAGCCTTCTCCTGGAATGTACAGCTCGGACATGGATATCAGTTGTTGA